The genomic interval GCATTGAGAAAAAACCCGGTTCCGTCGGCGCGGTAATATCGGCCGGCGCCGACCGCGTAAGCGCCAGTGCGGGTACGCTTGCCCCCGGAAAACTCGCCAATTACATCGACCATACTCTCTTGAAAGCCAACGCCACTCAGGAAGAAATCGGCAAACTCTGCGAAGAAGCCGCCAAATATAAGTTCGTTTCCGTTTGCGTGAACCCCGCCTACGTGGCGATGTCCGCGCAGCTTTTGCGCGGCTCCGGCGTTAAGGTGTGCACGGTAATAGGATTTCCTCTGGGAGCCACAACGCCCACGGTAAAAGCCATCGAGGCCAGAGACGCCATAGCCAACGGAGCCGACGAGATAGATATGGTCATAAACGTCGGAGCCCTTAAAAGCGGAAACCATCAGTTGGTTCTTGAAGATATAAAAGCGGTGCGCGAAGCGACGCGCGGCAAAATACTCAAAGTCATTCTTGAAACCGCGTATCTCACGCGCGAAGAAAAAATCAAGGCCTGCGAATTATCCAAAGCGGCCGCCGCGGATTTTGTTAAAACTTCCACCGGCTTCGGCCCGTCGGGCGCGACCGCCGAGGATATAAAACTTATGCGCGACACCGTCGGGCCGTCGATGGGCGTAAAGGCCTCGGGCGGTATTCGTTCCACCGCCGACGCGACGGCAATGGTCGCCGCGGGCGCCACGCGCATAGGCGCCTCCGCCAGCGTGGCCATAGTGATGGGCAAAGACGCCGGCGCGGGAAAATATTAAAAGCAGTGGCGAGTGGCTAGTGATTAGTGGATAGTAAAGTCAAGAAGTTTTTCTAGCCACTAGCCACTAATCACTAGTCACTAACCACCATGGAGGTCGTAAAAATGTCGGAAATCAAAGAAGCGTTGGGTATGATTGAAACCAGAGGGCTCATCGGAATGATTGAGGCCTCTGATGCCATGGTCAAAGCCGCCAAAGTCCGTCTCGTCGGATATGAAAAGATCGGCGCCGGATTGGTCACCTCTATGGTCAGAGGAGAGGTCGGAGCCGTTCGCGCCGCCGTGGAAGCCGGAGCCGCCGCCGCCCAGAAAGTCGGCGAACTCGTAAGCGTTCACGTGATACCGCGTCCGCACGAAGACGTTGAAAAAATAATCCCCAACAAATAAACTTACCGCATCGGCGAATGTCCGGCCGCCGTCCGCGTGTCGGCCGGCATCCTTGCGTTCCGGC from Elusimicrobia bacterium HGW-Elusimicrobia-1 carries:
- the deoC gene encoding deoxyribose-phosphate aldolase, whose amino-acid sequence is MDRNLVEKVTKQVIADYSRKSSSPRKIMAVFMGGDRNLDDALSAVREIARAGNETKILITRSAASVIGVDRIKNTTGVSDVIIDDGKQNSVALSSWPDALVIATLTLNGLSKIANLITDTLHSNIVVGCLERQVPVIAARDAVFCSCHPEPSSASGLARKVESMVYDLKNMGVTVTTAKNLARDTSSATGAPIKKIEVTVGTAGKVFSYTPPAAVGPADNCPAFKDGADCASCGKCIEKKPGSVGAVISAGADRVSASAGTLAPGKLANYIDHTLLKANATQEEIGKLCEEAAKYKFVSVCVNPAYVAMSAQLLRGSGVKVCTVIGFPLGATTPTVKAIEARDAIANGADEIDMVINVGALKSGNHQLVLEDIKAVREATRGKILKVILETAYLTREEKIKACELSKAAAADFVKTSTGFGPSGATAEDIKLMRDTVGPSMGVKASGGIRSTADATAMVAAGATRIGASASVAIVMGKDAGAGKY
- a CDS encoding ethanolamine utilization microcompartment protein EutM, whose protein sequence is MSEIKEALGMIETRGLIGMIEASDAMVKAAKVRLVGYEKIGAGLVTSMVRGEVGAVRAAVEAGAAAAQKVGELVSVHVIPRPHEDVEKIIPNK